Proteins from one Candida orthopsilosis Co 90-125, chromosome 2 draft sequence genomic window:
- a CDS encoding Pmm1 phosphomannomutase — MSFKDREDPSTLVLFDVDGTLTPARLFVSDEMLKTLAELRKKVVIGFVGGSDLAKQVEQLGPNVLQNFDYCFSENGLTAYKLGKKMASQSFIGWLGEEKYNKLVKFVLRYLSDIDIPIRTGTFIEFRNGMVNISPVGRNASTSQRNDFEAYDKIHHVREKLVDALRNEFKDYGLTYSIGGQISFDVFPTGWDKTYCLQHVEDEHFKTIHFFGDKTYKGGNDYEIYHDPRITGHAVNSPDDTIRILDELFHLQQ, encoded by the coding sequence ATGTCCTTTAAAGATAGAGAAGACCCTTCCactttggttttgtttgaCGTCGATGGTACCTTGACTCCAGCCAGATTGTTTGTTTCTGACGAAATGTTGAAGACTTTGGCtgaattgagaaaaaaagtTGTCATTGGATTTGTTGGTGGTTCCGATTTGGCTaaacaagttgaacaattggGTCCAaatgtgttgcaaaactttgATTATTGTTTTAGTGAAAATGGTTTGACTGCTTACAAATTGGGTAAAAAGATGGCCTCTCAGTCTTTTATTGGCTGGCTCGGTGAAGAAAAATACAACAAGCTTgttaaatttgttttgagaTACTTGTCTGACATTGATATTCCAATTAGGACTGGTACTTTCATTGAATTTAGAAATGGTATGGTTAACATTTCCCCGGTCGGTAGAAATGCTTCAACCAGTCAAAGAAACGATTTTGAGGCATACGATAAGATCCATCACGTTAGagaaaaattggttgatgcTTTGAGAAATGAATTTAAGGACTATGGATTGACTTACTCAATTGGGGGCcaaatttcatttgatgTTTTCCCAACAGGATGGGACAAGACTTATTGTTTGCAACACGTTGAAGATGaacatttcaaaacaatccACTTCTTTGGTGATAAGACTTACAAAGGTGGTAACGACTACGAAATTTACCATGACCCAAGAATCACTGGACATGCTGTCAACTCACCCGATGACACTATTAGAATTTTAGATGAACTTTTCCACTTACAGCAATAA